The Mucilaginibacter yixingensis genome window below encodes:
- a CDS encoding YjjG family noncanonical pyrimidine nucleotidase, which produces MNPSEIKHPKFEIKKHIFFDLDHTIWDFDRNAEETLQELYITHNLDDLGLQSADVFIATYTRNNHQLWADYHMGRITKQALRETRFRKTFLDLGVEPDLIPLVFEDEYVRICPTKTNLFPHAHEVLQYLSKRYQLHIISNGFKEATGIKVANTGLTPYFQNIIISELVGINKPDKAIFEHALNLAGATISESIMIGDSLEADVYGAMGYGMDAIYFNPAELEKPADVPVQITSLRDLMEML; this is translated from the coding sequence ATGAACCCATCCGAAATAAAACATCCCAAATTCGAAATAAAAAAACACATCTTCTTCGACCTCGATCACACCATCTGGGATTTTGACCGCAATGCCGAAGAAACCTTGCAGGAGCTTTACATCACTCACAATTTGGATGATCTGGGACTACAGTCAGCCGATGTGTTTATCGCAACTTATACGCGCAACAATCACCAGCTTTGGGCCGATTATCATATGGGGCGCATTACCAAGCAGGCGTTGAGAGAGACCCGTTTCCGTAAAACTTTCCTGGATCTGGGTGTAGAACCTGATCTGATCCCGCTGGTGTTTGAGGATGAATATGTGCGTATTTGCCCAACTAAAACAAACTTGTTTCCGCACGCGCATGAGGTATTGCAATACCTGAGCAAACGCTATCAACTGCACATCATCTCTAACGGGTTTAAAGAAGCCACAGGCATAAAGGTGGCCAATACGGGTTTGACACCTTATTTCCAAAACATCATCATCTCAGAACTGGTAGGCATCAACAAACCCGATAAAGCTATTTTTGAACACGCGCTCAACCTGGCCGGTGCCACCATTAGCGAGAGCATCATGATTGGCGATAGCCTGGAGGCTGATGTGTACGGAGCTATGGGCTACGGCATGGATGCCATTTACTTTAACCCGGCCGAATTGGAAAAGCCTGCCGACGTGCCGGTACAGATCACCAGCCTGCGCGATTTGATGGAGATGCTGTAG
- a CDS encoding alkaline phosphatase family protein: MKRFLRSVICCLLLSPAVMAQDKHVVLISVDGFRPEFYMDPAWGMVNVRQGMQKGTYAEGVRGSFPTVTYPSHTTIITGVLPAKHGIYYNTPVEPLGITGKWFWFYKDIKVPTLWTAAKDAGLTTAGVSWPVTVGAPIDYNLPEYVILPKGKGEKKDEIKAMYMESNPKSLFEEVQENAIGKFGEYGATLDFYNSDQNKARMAAYIIRKYKPAFLAVHIALTDHFEHEQGRDGDKVRSAVSGADAAIKTITDAIEMAGLAKNTTFIITGDHGFVDIHSQFNPNVMLAKAGLYDNDHKENWKAYFQASGGSAFLQLRDPKDKATLAKVNEALANLPDGVKKLFHVLDKKHVTEAQGDPNAALALAAYRGVSFGATAAGELLTAAKGGTHGYLPTDFKDIQTGFVAYGRGIKPGVVLPQIGQEDIAPLIAYLLDLKLATDGVLYPGVLAPAKK; encoded by the coding sequence ATGAAAAGATTTTTAAGAAGTGTGATTTGCTGCCTGCTATTATCACCGGCTGTTATGGCGCAAGACAAACATGTTGTGCTAATTAGTGTAGATGGTTTCCGCCCAGAATTTTATATGGACCCAGCCTGGGGCATGGTAAACGTGCGCCAGGGCATGCAAAAAGGGACTTATGCTGAGGGCGTTCGCGGCAGTTTCCCTACCGTTACCTATCCATCGCATACTACCATTATCACCGGGGTACTGCCTGCCAAGCACGGCATTTATTACAACACTCCGGTTGAACCGTTGGGCATTACAGGCAAATGGTTCTGGTTTTATAAAGATATCAAAGTACCTACGCTATGGACAGCTGCTAAAGACGCAGGCCTTACTACTGCGGGCGTAAGTTGGCCGGTAACCGTTGGTGCGCCCATTGATTATAACCTACCAGAATATGTGATCCTACCTAAAGGCAAAGGCGAAAAGAAAGACGAGATCAAAGCCATGTACATGGAATCAAACCCGAAATCGCTGTTTGAAGAAGTGCAGGAAAATGCCATAGGCAAGTTTGGCGAATATGGAGCCACTCTTGATTTTTATAACAGCGATCAGAATAAAGCGCGCATGGCTGCCTACATCATCCGTAAATACAAGCCTGCATTTCTGGCAGTGCATATTGCGCTAACAGACCATTTTGAGCACGAGCAGGGTCGCGACGGCGACAAAGTCCGCTCGGCCGTTTCGGGTGCAGATGCTGCCATCAAAACCATTACCGATGCTATCGAGATGGCGGGTTTAGCAAAAAACACCACCTTCATCATCACCGGCGATCATGGCTTTGTTGATATCCATAGCCAGTTTAACCCTAACGTAATGCTGGCAAAAGCAGGCTTGTATGACAATGACCATAAAGAAAACTGGAAAGCTTATTTTCAGGCTAGCGGTGGCTCTGCCTTTTTGCAGCTGCGCGACCCAAAAGATAAAGCCACGCTGGCCAAAGTAAACGAGGCCCTGGCCAATTTACCTGATGGTGTTAAAAAGCTTTTCCACGTGCTTGATAAAAAGCACGTGACCGAGGCGCAGGGAGATCCGAATGCAGCTCTGGCGCTAGCCGCCTATCGCGGGGTAAGTTTTGGTGCCACGGCCGCCGGCGAGCTTTTAACAGCGGCTAAAGGCGGAACACATGGCTATCTGCCTACAGATTTTAAGGATATCCAAACCGGTTTTGTTGCTTATGGCCGGGGCATTAAACCAGGCGTTGTATTACCGCAAATCGGGCAGGAAGATATCGCACCGTTGATTGCCTACCTACTGGACCTGAAGCTGGCGACAGATGGCGTTTTATATCCGGGCGTTTTAGCACCGGCTAAGAAGTAA
- the upp gene encoding uracil phosphoribosyltransferase, with the protein MLFTLNKTDSVANRFLAELRDVSIQQDRMRFRRNQERLGEIMAYEISKKLRYEQKEVQTPLGTAPINVPADEPVIGTILRAGLPFQQGFLNFFDRSQAAFITAYRKVKKSGDFIIKIDHIATPSLDDRTLILCDTMLATGQSVVEVCKELLAQYNIKTLHIAAVIASAEGIEHVKAHLPKANIWVCAIDEEMTTRAYIVPGLGDAGDLAYGEKLH; encoded by the coding sequence ATGCTTTTCACCCTCAACAAAACCGACTCTGTTGCCAACCGTTTCCTGGCTGAATTGCGCGATGTCAGCATCCAGCAAGACCGCATGCGCTTCCGCCGCAACCAGGAGCGTCTGGGCGAGATTATGGCCTACGAGATTAGCAAAAAGCTGCGCTACGAACAGAAAGAAGTACAAACCCCTCTGGGTACCGCCCCTATAAACGTTCCGGCAGATGAGCCCGTAATTGGCACCATCCTGCGCGCAGGCCTCCCCTTTCAGCAAGGCTTTCTAAACTTTTTTGACCGCTCGCAGGCGGCCTTTATCACGGCCTATCGTAAAGTAAAAAAGAGCGGCGATTTTATTATCAAGATCGATCATATCGCCACTCCATCATTAGATGACCGTACGCTCATCCTTTGCGATACCATGCTGGCCACCGGCCAAAGTGTAGTAGAAGTGTGTAAAGAACTCCTTGCTCAATACAACATCAAAACACTACACATTGCCGCGGTAATTGCCAGTGCCGAGGGCATTGAGCATGTAAAAGCCCACCTACCCAAAGCCAACATCTGGGTATGCGCTATAGATGAGGAGATGACCACCCGCGCCTACATTGTACCCGGACTGGGCGATGCCGGGGATTTGGCTTATGGAGAGAAACTACATTGA
- a CDS encoding VOC family protein → MATMIFMNIPVKDLDRSKAFFASLGYTFNPQFSNEQGACMVVSDTIFYMLLTEPFFKSFIDKEVADATKANECINCLSVESREGVDEIIAKAKAAGARIPEEPTDYGFMYSQGFEDLDGHLWNYVWMDPNGKPEHQ, encoded by the coding sequence ATGGCAACAATGATTTTTATGAACATCCCGGTTAAGGATCTGGATAGATCAAAAGCGTTCTTCGCATCGCTGGGTTATACGTTCAATCCACAGTTTTCTAATGAGCAGGGCGCTTGCATGGTGGTTAGCGATACAATTTTCTACATGCTGCTTACCGAGCCTTTCTTTAAATCATTTATTGATAAAGAAGTTGCCGACGCCACCAAAGCAAACGAGTGCATCAACTGCCTTTCTGTAGAAAGCCGTGAAGGTGTTGATGAAATTATAGCCAAAGCCAAAGCTGCCGGGGCCCGCATCCCGGAAGAGCCTACAGACTATGGTTTTATGTACAGCCAGGGTTTTGAAGATCTGGACGGCCACCTGTGGAATTATGTGTGGATGGATCCGAATGGCAAGCCTGAGCATCAGTAA
- a CDS encoding ABC transporter ATP-binding protein, which produces MEKKPGILSLLKPYRGLVLLLLLFTLLGNGINLLLPKIIAKSIDAFGAGHYDMKPVAVEFCVAVVAIFLFTYLQSIIQTYASEKVARDLRTRLAGKISQQSHAFIEKANPAKLLTNLTADVDSIKMFVSQAIVSIVSSIFIIVGVSVLLLTINWALALCVIAIIPIIGITFFLVLRKVRALFVESRAVIDWLNRVINESIMGAALIRVVNSQTLEYNKFLDANTKAKGFGLQILKLFAGLIPVISFSANLATLTILVLGGHFVITGSMTMGNFAAFTSYLTMLIFPILIIGFMSNVIAQASASFGRITAILETPELTDPGTITAELQGKIDLKNITIKYGQKPVLKDVSISIKPGERTAIIGPTAAGKTQLLYLLTGLVKQNEGELCYDDHHIDEYHRESFYNQVGFVFQDSIIFNMSIRENIAFSDTVTDDSLSKAIHTAELHDFVENLPDKLNTIVSERGSSLSGGQKQRIMLARALAVNPRILLLDDFTARVDAGTEKKILQNIRQNYPGITLISITQKIAAVEDYDQIILLMEGEVIGHGKHPELMSTSPEYVQLYNSQQSTSNYELQS; this is translated from the coding sequence ATGGAAAAGAAACCCGGTATTTTATCATTACTTAAACCTTATAGAGGACTAGTGCTGCTGTTGCTGCTTTTTACGCTGCTGGGCAACGGCATTAACCTGTTGCTGCCCAAAATTATTGCCAAAAGCATCGATGCCTTCGGTGCCGGCCATTATGATATGAAGCCCGTAGCGGTGGAGTTTTGCGTGGCCGTGGTAGCCATCTTTTTGTTTACCTATCTGCAAAGCATCATCCAAACTTATGCCTCAGAGAAGGTAGCGCGCGATTTGCGTACCCGGCTGGCCGGCAAGATATCGCAGCAAAGCCATGCTTTTATTGAGAAGGCTAATCCGGCAAAGTTGCTCACTAATCTCACTGCCGATGTTGATTCGATCAAGATGTTTGTTTCGCAGGCCATCGTATCAATCGTGTCGTCTATTTTTATTATTGTGGGGGTAAGCGTTTTGCTGCTCACCATTAATTGGGCGCTGGCGCTGTGCGTTATTGCCATTATCCCTATCATCGGTATTACTTTCTTTTTGGTGCTGCGCAAGGTACGTGCCCTGTTTGTGGAAAGCCGTGCCGTGATTGACTGGCTGAACCGCGTGATTAACGAGAGCATTATGGGTGCCGCGCTCATCCGCGTGGTCAACTCACAAACTTTAGAGTATAACAAATTTTTAGATGCCAACACCAAAGCCAAAGGATTCGGTCTGCAAATCTTAAAGTTGTTTGCGGGATTGATCCCGGTCATCTCGTTTTCGGCCAATCTGGCCACGCTGACCATTTTAGTATTGGGCGGCCATTTTGTAATTACCGGCAGCATGACCATGGGTAACTTTGCGGCTTTTACCAGTTACCTGACCATGCTCATCTTCCCGATCCTCATTATAGGGTTTATGAGCAACGTGATTGCGCAGGCTTCGGCATCATTCGGGCGTATTACGGCTATTTTGGAAACGCCGGAGCTGACCGACCCGGGCACCATTACGGCGGAGTTGCAAGGGAAGATCGACCTGAAAAACATCACCATTAAATACGGACAAAAACCTGTTCTGAAAGACGTATCCATCAGCATAAAACCCGGCGAACGCACGGCCATAATTGGACCGACGGCGGCGGGTAAAACACAATTGCTATACCTGCTTACAGGATTGGTTAAGCAGAATGAGGGCGAACTGTGTTACGACGATCATCACATTGACGAGTACCACCGCGAGAGTTTTTATAATCAGGTTGGTTTTGTTTTTCAGGACAGCATCATCTTTAACATGAGCATTCGCGAGAATATTGCCTTTAGCGATACCGTGACCGATGATTCATTATCAAAAGCCATCCACACGGCAGAGCTGCATGACTTTGTTGAGAACCTGCCTGATAAACTGAATACCATTGTTTCAGAAAGGGGATCGAGCCTTTCGGGCGGACAAAAACAGCGTATTATGCTGGCCCGGGCGCTGGCCGTTAATCCGCGCATTTTGCTGCTGGATGATTTTACCGCCCGTGTTGACGCCGGTACCGAGAAGAAGATTCTGCAGAACATCCGTCAGAATTATCCGGGCATTACGCTCATCTCTATCACCCAGAAAATTGCAGCGGTGGAAGATTATGACCAGATCATCCTGTTGATGGAAGGCGAAGTAATAGGCCATGGCAAGCATCCGGAACTGATGAGTACCAGTCCGGAGTATGTTCAATTGTATAACTCACAGCAAAGCACCAGTAACTATGAATTACAATCTTAA
- a CDS encoding ABC transporter ATP-binding protein, with protein MNYNLNQQSQQAQKNNTFAALRSLLKLIEHERGNLLVASGTVLLNASINLLGPYLIGYAINHYVEHKQFHQLLLFSSILLGMFMLGLFTSYFQTKLMGSVSQRMLFTLRNTIFNKLQLLPVAFFNANKAGDLISRVNNDTDKINSFFSQSLMQFISNIAMMIGAGIALLVINIKLGLAALVPGLVIFIFTKLISPWVKRKNATNLKSTGGMSAEIQESLNNFRVIIAFNRRDYFRQRFDEANQQNYRTAIGAGLANNFLMPVYTLLASLAQLIVLTYGIYLMSQGTFTIGFLVTYLTYCVSFYNPLRQLAALWANFQLAMAGWDRIAQILGMESNLLSVDQSAENSDALVEFKNVHFGYVPEKEILHNVSFALQRGKTYAFVGPTGGGKSTTASLISRLYDPTQGTVLLGGKDIRTYDAQERSKKIGFILQEPFLFTGTVRENILYGNEQYHNYSNEQLEAAIKQAGLQKLLNVFEEGLETKVSSGGDGISLGQKQLIAFMRAVLRNPEVLILDEATANIDTVTEQLLEDILNNLPETTTRIIIAHRLNTIENADEIFFVNAGEVIKAGSFQDALDKLMVGKRAS; from the coding sequence ATGAATTACAATCTTAATCAACAGTCGCAGCAGGCACAAAAAAACAACACCTTTGCCGCACTGCGCAGTCTGCTGAAGCTGATTGAGCATGAGCGCGGTAATTTGCTGGTAGCGTCGGGCACCGTGTTGCTCAACGCCAGCATTAACTTGTTGGGGCCATATTTAATTGGCTATGCCATTAACCATTATGTGGAGCATAAACAGTTCCATCAGTTGCTGCTGTTTTCATCTATTTTGCTGGGCATGTTTATGCTGGGTTTGTTTACCAGCTATTTCCAAACCAAGCTGATGGGCAGCGTAAGCCAGCGCATGTTGTTTACGCTGCGCAATACCATATTTAACAAGCTGCAATTGCTGCCGGTAGCTTTTTTTAATGCTAACAAGGCCGGCGATCTGATCTCGCGCGTTAATAACGATACCGATAAGATCAACAGTTTCTTCTCGCAATCGCTCATGCAGTTTATCAGCAATATTGCCATGATGATTGGGGCGGGCATTGCCCTGCTGGTCATCAATATAAAGTTGGGATTGGCAGCATTGGTACCAGGCTTGGTGATCTTTATTTTTACCAAGCTGATATCGCCCTGGGTGAAGCGAAAAAATGCCACCAACCTGAAAAGCACGGGTGGCATGAGCGCCGAGATCCAGGAGAGCCTCAATAATTTCAGGGTGATCATCGCTTTTAACCGTCGCGATTATTTCCGCCAGCGGTTTGATGAAGCTAATCAGCAGAACTACCGTACTGCTATTGGCGCAGGTTTAGCCAATAACTTTTTAATGCCGGTGTATACCCTGCTGGCCAGCTTGGCGCAGTTGATTGTACTGACCTATGGTATTTACCTGATGTCGCAAGGGACGTTCACTATTGGCTTTTTGGTGACTTACCTGACCTACTGCGTCAGCTTTTATAACCCGCTGCGTCAGCTGGCGGCACTTTGGGCCAACTTCCAGCTGGCTATGGCTGGCTGGGACAGGATTGCCCAGATTTTGGGTATGGAAAGTAATCTGCTATCGGTAGATCAATCCGCAGAAAATTCTGACGCATTAGTCGAATTTAAAAACGTTCACTTTGGCTACGTGCCTGAGAAAGAGATTTTGCACAATGTATCCTTCGCACTGCAACGCGGCAAAACCTATGCTTTTGTTGGGCCGACAGGTGGTGGTAAAAGCACCACGGCGTCGCTCATCTCGCGTCTGTATGACCCGACCCAGGGGACGGTGCTGCTGGGTGGCAAAGACATTCGTACGTATGATGCACAAGAGCGCAGTAAAAAGATTGGTTTTATTTTGCAGGAGCCATTCCTGTTTACCGGCACAGTGAGGGAGAACATTCTATACGGTAACGAACAGTACCACAACTACAGCAATGAGCAACTGGAAGCTGCCATTAAGCAAGCCGGCTTACAAAAACTGCTCAATGTTTTTGAGGAAGGATTGGAAACCAAAGTGTCTTCAGGCGGCGATGGCATCAGCTTAGGGCAAAAGCAGCTGATTGCCTTTATGCGGGCCGTATTGCGTAACCCCGAAGTGTTGATACTGGACGAAGCCACCGCCAATATTGACACGGTTACCGAGCAACTGTTGGAAGATATCCTGAATAATCTGCCCGAAACTACCACCCGCATCATCATAGCCCACCGCTTAAATACCATTGAAAATGCCGATGAGATTTTCTTTGTAAACGCTGGTGAAGTGATCAAAGCAGGATCATTCCAGGATGCGCTGGATAAGCTGATGGTGGGTAAACGGGCAAGTTGA
- a CDS encoding beta-xylosidase yields the protein MNQIIKSVILYFFMLKTIKAALGVSLFSVGIAVAQQPARPAVINVDLAKEKAPMKPVWAWFGYDEPNYTYMKDGKKLLSEISALSPVPVYVRTHSLLVTGDGKAALKWGSTNAYTEDANGKPVYNWAIVDSIFDTYVKRGMKPFAQIGFMPEALSTHPEPYRHHWKPGDPYKDILTGWSYPPNNYKKWDDLIYNWVKHCVERYGKKEVESWYWEVWNEPNGYLHGTQQDYFKIYDYATDGLKRALPTAKVGGLDIAGTAGKSAQDWTNNFIKHCTQDTNYATGKIGSPLDLLSFHAKGSPKLVGQMVQMNAAPQLRDIATGFRIASSYPQTKNIPLIIGESDPEGCAACGMATNPSNAYRNGTMYSSYTAATFARKYELADEYGINFKGAVSWSFEFENQPWFYGFRDLATNGVDKPVLNVFRMFGKMSGNRVEATSTRMYTLKAMMDSSVRGPLTDIGVLASKGKNTAAVMVWNYHDNDQQGAAEPIAITIDHLPAASVTLTQYRIDNTHSNSYEIWKKMGSPQNPTAAQIAELEKAGQLQTMGAPQKLMVKNNTLALHIDLPRQGVSLLKLDY from the coding sequence ATGAACCAAATTATAAAATCTGTAATCCTCTATTTTTTTATGCTGAAGACCATAAAAGCAGCACTCGGCGTGTCTTTATTTTCGGTCGGGATAGCGGTGGCACAACAGCCCGCAAGGCCTGCTGTTATCAATGTAGATCTTGCCAAAGAGAAAGCCCCCATGAAACCCGTGTGGGCTTGGTTTGGCTATGACGAACCAAACTACACCTATATGAAAGACGGCAAAAAACTGCTTTCAGAAATTTCGGCACTGAGTCCGGTGCCTGTTTATGTGCGCACGCACAGCCTGCTGGTAACAGGCGATGGCAAAGCGGCGCTGAAATGGGGATCAACCAATGCCTATACCGAAGATGCCAACGGCAAACCGGTTTATAACTGGGCCATTGTTGACAGCATTTTTGACACCTACGTAAAACGCGGCATGAAGCCTTTTGCGCAAATTGGTTTTATGCCAGAGGCCCTCTCTACCCATCCCGAGCCTTACCGCCATCACTGGAAGCCGGGCGACCCGTATAAAGATATCCTCACCGGTTGGTCATATCCGCCAAACAACTATAAAAAGTGGGATGACCTGATCTACAACTGGGTAAAACACTGCGTGGAGCGCTATGGTAAAAAAGAAGTAGAAAGCTGGTATTGGGAGGTATGGAACGAGCCCAACGGCTACCTGCACGGCACTCAGCAAGACTACTTTAAGATCTATGACTACGCTACCGACGGCCTGAAACGCGCTCTGCCGACCGCTAAAGTAGGCGGACTGGATATTGCCGGCACCGCAGGCAAAAGCGCACAGGATTGGACCAATAATTTCATCAAACACTGCACTCAGGATACCAACTACGCCACGGGTAAAATCGGTTCACCGCTTGATCTGCTGAGTTTCCACGCCAAAGGTTCGCCTAAACTGGTGGGTCAGATGGTACAGATGAATGCCGCGCCACAGCTGCGTGATATTGCTACGGGCTTCCGCATTGCATCGTCATATCCGCAAACAAAAAATATTCCGCTCATCATCGGCGAATCTGACCCGGAGGGGTGTGCGGCTTGTGGCATGGCTACTAATCCGTCAAACGCCTATCGTAATGGCACCATGTATTCCAGTTATACTGCAGCTACGTTTGCCCGCAAGTATGAATTGGCAGATGAATATGGCATCAATTTCAAAGGTGCGGTATCATGGTCGTTTGAGTTTGAAAATCAGCCCTGGTTCTACGGCTTCCGCGATCTGGCTACTAATGGGGTAGATAAGCCCGTGCTCAACGTGTTCCGCATGTTTGGTAAGATGAGCGGCAACCGCGTGGAGGCTACCAGCACCCGCATGTACACGCTCAAAGCCATGATGGATTCCAGCGTACGCGGACCATTAACCGATATTGGCGTACTGGCCTCCAAAGGCAAAAACACCGCCGCCGTAATGGTATGGAACTACCACGACAACGACCAGCAAGGCGCTGCCGAACCGATAGCCATCACCATTGATCACCTGCCTGCTGCCAGCGTTACGTTAACCCAATACCGCATAGATAACACGCACAGCAACTCATACGAGATCTGGAAAAAGATGGGATCGCCGCAAAACCCTACGGCAGCACAGATAGCTGAGCTTGAAAAAGCCGGACAACTGCAAACCATGGGTGCGCCGCAAAAGCTAATGGTAAAGAATAATACGCTGGCGCTGCATATTGATTTGCCTCGACAAGGCGTATCATTGTTAAAACTGGATTATTGA
- a CDS encoding Lrp/AsnC family transcriptional regulator produces MAAELDKIDLQILKILQENGRITNLQLSNEIGLSPAPTLERVRKLENAEYIKSYHALVDEEKLGLGIKTFIQISLDFHQKNTIQVFLDEIKSIKEVTECHHVTGQCDFLLKVYVRDIKSYEQLIMEKISRIPVVKTFQTMMIMSTSKKEPIVPMEY; encoded by the coding sequence ATGGCTGCTGAACTTGACAAGATTGATTTACAGATTCTGAAAATATTACAGGAGAACGGACGCATTACCAACCTGCAACTCTCTAATGAGATAGGCCTCTCGCCTGCCCCCACCCTGGAACGTGTACGCAAACTGGAAAATGCCGAATATATTAAGAGCTACCATGCACTGGTTGACGAAGAAAAACTGGGCCTGGGCATCAAAACATTTATCCAGATTTCGCTGGATTTTCATCAAAAGAACACCATCCAGGTGTTTCTAGACGAGATCAAGAGCATTAAGGAAGTAACCGAATGCCACCACGTAACCGGTCAGTGCGATTTTCTGCTGAAAGTTTACGTACGCGACATTAAATCATACGAACAACTGATTATGGAAAAAATCAGCCGCATCCCGGTGGTAAAAACTTTCCAAACCATGATGATTATGTCTACCAGCAAAAAAGAACCGATTGTACCAATGGAGTACTAA
- a CDS encoding metal-dependent transcriptional regulator: MNTFTEENYLKTIYHCSLNNESVSTNQLAAAINTKAASVTDMLKKLAEKQLINYTKYQGVTLTETGEKIALGIIRKHRLWEYFLVEKLHFKWDEVHEMAEELEHISSIELINRLDQFMDYPKYDPHGDPIPDASGQFKRQELKPVSALVIGQAGIISGVGDHSPAFLQYLEKTSLVLGARIEVKDIVAYDHSVVLLIGNQTTGISREVAKNLLVTL; this comes from the coding sequence ATGAATACGTTTACTGAGGAGAATTATCTTAAAACCATATATCACTGTTCGCTCAATAATGAGAGCGTGAGCACTAATCAGCTGGCGGCTGCTATTAACACCAAAGCGGCGTCTGTAACCGATATGCTGAAAAAGCTGGCTGAGAAACAACTCATCAACTATACCAAGTACCAGGGCGTTACGCTGACCGAGACCGGCGAGAAGATTGCCCTCGGCATCATTCGCAAACACCGCCTTTGGGAATATTTCCTGGTAGAAAAACTGCATTTTAAATGGGACGAGGTGCATGAGATGGCCGAAGAGCTGGAACATATCTCGTCTATAGAACTCATTAATCGCCTGGATCAGTTTATGGACTACCCCAAATATGATCCGCATGGCGACCCTATCCCTGATGCCAGCGGGCAGTTTAAACGCCAGGAGTTAAAACCGGTTTCGGCATTAGTTATCGGGCAGGCAGGTATCATCTCCGGCGTGGGCGATCACTCCCCCGCTTTTCTGCAATATCTGGAGAAAACATCGCTGGTGCTGGGCGCCCGTATTGAGGTGAAAGATATTGTGGCTTATGATCATTCTGTAGTACTACTAATTGGTAACCAAACCACCGGCATCAGCAGAGAGGTGGCAAAAAATCTGCTTGTAACCTTATGA